Genomic window (Lycium barbarum isolate Lr01 chromosome 2, ASM1917538v2, whole genome shotgun sequence):
GGAATTATTCCGCGAATTTCTAAATTAATTTTAGCGCAAAAATTTCAGAAATGGAAAAATGAACAAAAATAAATTGGGTCTAAAAAAATTATCagtcaatcagatcatttgactgAATCTGAgtgacgacgacggcgcgaggggagtctCTCTTCTCAGCTCTTTAAAGAAGTGATTCTCTATTTAAGCACATTTACTTTCATTTCCACCACCTACGGTGGGACAAAGCTCCTTTCCAAAATGAACATGGGCTGAGATATCCCGCGGGACTAAAGAATCACAACAATAATTAATAACACGACCAAATGCGTATGCCGGGAGTTGAACCCGGGTCTATTGCTTGGAAGGCAAGTATCCTAACCGTTGGACTACAAATGCTTATTGGTGTCTTTTGCCAAGTTTTTTACTATTTGTGTTGCCCAAGTCCTCCTTTTTTCCTTGTGCATTGAATTATTATACAACTGCTCTTTCATCTTAGTTAGGATTCTTGCTTAATGAAAAGGTGAGAAAATTCTATTGTGATTTTCCTTTTCGCTTTGGACCTTTAAATTATATGTCATACTAAATTTGTTGATTTTTGCATATGACGCAATATTCTTTTCAAATTGTCAAGTCTGATTCTGATAACAGTTACTTCTTGTTTAGCTCGTAGAGCTAGTGTAACTCACTAGTTACTGAAATATCTCTTGTATAATCTACAAAAAGAAAATGCTCGAGGCATGATTTGATGATAGTATATTAAAAAAGATGCTATTTTCGTTTCTCATTCAGAATCAATTGGATTGCTTTGTATTAGTTATGGCTCCTTcaaaattgggtcatgacaaaaactTGTATGTCCTTATGTGTTTAAGTCTTAACATCAGAACTGTAAATTCTGATTTTCATTTATCATGAAATGGTGATATACAGAACCTAATGCATTCACACGTTCTTTTAACTTCCAACAGGATCTTGCGCAAGCCTTGAGGTTTCACGCAAACACGTTTTCTATTTATCATATGAGACTGATTCTGTGAACATTTCTTGAATTAATAATAACCAAGAGAACTTGGGAGCTAGAGCAAAACATTTGTAACGAATAAAGAACAATTCAAAGTTCCCCACAACTAATTTATCAGACATTGCTATGCCTTCAAGTCATGGACGATCAATGGGAGTGACCTTTGCTGCGAAATACCTACGGAGGATTAAACTCAACTAGAAAGCTTAAAGCTAAAAACACTATCAAACTTTAATAAAACCACTTTGAGAAATCAAAATAGAGTCCTGACCTCATAGAAAATTACACGAACACTCATTGAAAAgtgttaaaaaaataattatcttACCTCTACAGAGCTTATACGACAGTGATTGTCCTTGTAAAGGGACAAGAATTATCGAGGAAGCAGATCATTTTCCTTTCTACTACTAACAAAAAAAATATAGGACCAAAGGGAGAAAAAAAAGAGTTAAACAATGTTTGCGGAaaaatgataaatgcaccctAACTGTCATTGGTTTCACCATCTCTTCACAGCATCTCAATGAGGTTTCAGGGGAACAACGGAAAGAAAAGAAGTATCACATGCCTGATTACATGCTTCATTCCATAGCATTCGCTCACACCACCGTAGCAGAAAGAACTATAAGTTCGTAGAAGGCTCGCGGCATATAAAGCAGTTAGCAGGACCACCTGCACAGAAATCAATAGGTGTGTGCACTTGCATCATAGGAAGTAGTCGGGTGTTCTTCGGGTTACATCTGGCTCCCCTCTCCTAGGAGCTGGTTCAAACTGCAAAAGAATATTTTTAGGCTTCATGACAGTACACTAATTAGCAAAATTACTTGCCTGACCTTGAAAAAAGAAGCTTGTACCAGGATGGGGAAAGAAAGACCAACAACAAAGAAAAGAAACGAGCAGAGACCTGAATGAATGTACGGTCCCTGGAATCATCCACTTCCAAGATGGAAGCCATATTACCGCAGCGGTAACAATAATTAGGTGCACTAAAGATGGTAACCACCTTTTGATCCTGCAAAGAGAGAATCACTCATGAATCCTTCTCTTGGATCAAACTAGCACATAAAGGAGGAGGATTTTAAAGATTAATTACATGGGCCCAATTGAATCCCTCCATAACCAGCTGGTGTGCTCTTGCAATTAGCTTCAAGTTGTTGGTGTGGTTAAATTGCTCAGAAATATCCTGTTGTGATTCAATTAACAAGATAGCGAAGCTTCATTTGCTGACAGGAACAAATACAAACTACTCATATACATCAAAAGAAAATGAAGGTGTAAGCAATATACAAGTTACCTGGCCAAACGTATATCCAGCACCCCTAGGTGAGATACCCCAACCACAACGATCATCAGGATCAGACCATAAAAGATCACACATGGCACCCTCATGTGGAACTTCTTGTACACGGTCGAAATTGCGTATATTATCAAGAGTTTCAATAGACGGAGACAAACCCCCATGGAGGCAAAATATTTCTGATTCAACCTTCAAAAAATCCCAAAAGAACCCATTAAGACTAGAATTCCATACCAAAGGCAACAATCGAAAATATTAACAAATCAGAAAATGCATTTAAGGCAGATTTTCCAGTTCTAGGAAATTATAAAGCAAGGTAACATCTGGTAATCCACACGGCTTTGAAAAGAATCACCAAGGTCTGAAGCTTGCTTCCTAATATACCCAACATTTTTTTGCTTATGTGGAATCACGTACACAGCCTTTAGGAACTCCGCACCATTACTCAAGGTTGCACAAAGAGTAGCTCTGATACCATATGTAACAATCCAACCCACAGAAATATAGTCCGTTTGAACTTAGGCCTATACGCCACTAAAACAAGCACTAGGGTCTAAGACTTGCTTCCTTACATAATCAAAGTTGTCTACCTAAACGACGACCAAATATAATAGCAGCAATAATGGTGATTCTTTAACATATTAATGGCTatgctttttttcttttatatatatactagatggcttatgcccgtgctgcgcacgggcccaacacttccgattatagtgtatctatgtatatgtagttgtgtttagatagtgataatatatatatatatatactatgttcaaaatacgattaatacaacattttagtttgtgctccgtatctaaaactttattttatttaaaagtgtaaaatacttattattttttatcaaattttgttttggataattctaattcaaattattaaattaattttacaggtttgaaatgaaacaaagtagaaattaattttctatttaaacgaagaaatgctattttttattttttggtaaatattctcggtttaactcattttacttgtcatgttgtcttttgcatggttttttaaggaaacgtgaattagaattataatttgactaatttaccttattcattatttgatcttcatttgatattaatctcttttcacatttattagagtaagaataaaaataaaaaagtaattaaattttatcttattttttaaatatatatattttaagtatatttattttagtaaacataacaaataaatgacatggcggaatagcaaatacaacaattaaatattttgaagaaaagtaataatatgaggtccatgttttttgttgtgcaataatttcatttgctctcactaatggattaatatgcatgtggcaatgaatccactattattaacttgatggggatactttgggaattacatgaatattgtttgattttttagtatatggggtgcacgtttttttttttttttgacgttgcctttttctttttttttttcaatattgggtccgtctttttttttttcatgggtttggagagggtggggtccacttttttttcatgagtttggggagggtggggtccagtttttttttttttttttaagagtgactgtcgacgaagcatgggtaaactgatgcttctatatagtagaaaaatagaaatataataaagtatttctatctactttttagaagagttggtaatataaagtataaaacgtcatttttttgcccttaaataaaaaagtgggtgggaccacaaaggattttttttactcttaaataaaaaagtagaaccgaacacggacgacgatcttgcctttATAAACCGgttcttctatatagtagtaatagtgaagtaatacatataatttttttatcaaattttgatttggataattctaattcaaattattatattaattttacatgtttaagatggaacaaagtagaaatttgattttttatctaaatgaagaacttccattttttaatttttagtaaatattttttgtttaactcattttacttgtcatgttgttttttacacgattttttaagaaaatgtcaattagaattataattttactaatttagcttattaattatttgatctccatttaatattattttttcttttatgacattaatctcttttcacatttattagagtaagaaaaaactgaaaaagtaattaaattctatcttattttaatatataagtattttaagcaattgttggatgtggtgggttccactttttttttttttaatactggttggtgtttaatatggggccatgaagaacttctattttttaatttttagtaaatattttttgtttatctcattttacttgtcatgttgttttttacacggttttttaaggaaacatcaattagaattataatttcactaatttagcttattaattatttgatctccatttaatattattttttgttttatgacattaatctcttttcacatttattagagtaaggaaaaaatgaaaaaataattaaattctatcttattttaatatataagtattttaagtatgttgttgtacaataatttcatttgctcccactaatgggttgatacgcatgtggcaatgagtccatcattattgatttaattatttgattttctaagcatttgctttttaacattgtttgttttattaatatgggattcaattttttttttaatattgcttgattctgttaatatggggttcactttttttttccgtgagtttggatgtggtgggttccactttttttttcgtctttttttttaatactggttggtgtttaatatggggcccacaatttgttttttaatattatttgtttttttaatatgggattcacttttttattaatattgcttgattttgttaatatggggtccacttttttttcccgtgagtttggatgtggtgggtccactttttttttttaatactggttggtgtttaatatagggcccacatttttttttaatattagttgttgtttaatatatatggggcccacaattttttttgcttgattctgttaatatggggttcaaattttttttttaacattgtttgtttttttaatatgggattcacttttttttaatattgcttgattttgttaatatggggtccatttattttcttaatactggttgatgtttaatatggggcccacatttttttttaagagtgactgtcgacgaagcatgggtaaaccgatgcttctatatagtagaaaaatagaaatataataaagtatttctatctactttttagaagagttggtaatatatagtataaaacgtcatttttttgcccttaaataaaatagtgggtgggaccacaaagaatttttttactcttaaataaaaaagtaggaccgaacacggacgacgatcttgcctctataaaccggctcttctatatagtagtaatagtgaagtaatacatataatttttttatcaaattttgatttagataattctaattcaaattcaaattattatattaattttacatgtttaagatgaaacaaagtagaaatttgattttttatctaaatgaagaacttctattttttaatttttagtaaatattttttgtttaactcattttacttgtcatgtttttttTACactgttttttaaggaaacgtcaattagaattataatttcactaatttagcttattaattatttgatctccatttaatattattttttcttttatgacattaatctcttttcacatttattagagtaaggaaaaaatgaaaaagtaattaaattctatcttattttaatatataagtattttaagtatgttgctgtacaataatttcatttgctcccactaatggattgatacgcatgtggcaatgaatccatcattattgatttaattgtttgattttttaagcatttgttttttaacattgtttgttttattaatatgggattcatttttttttaatattgcttgattctgttaatatgaggtccacttttttttcccgtgagtttggatgtggtggttccacttttttttttttaatactggttggtgtttaatatggggcccacaattttttttttaacattgtttgtttttttaatatgggattcactttttttttttttaatattgcttgtttttgttaatatggggtccacttttttttcccgtgagtttggatgtggtgggttccactttttttttttaatactggttggtgtttgatatggggtccacaattgtttttttaatattagttgttgtttaatatatttggggcccacaattttttttacttgattctgttaatatggggttcaaatttttttttttaacattgtttgtttttttaatatgggattcacttttttttttttttaaatattgcttgattttgttaatatgagatccactttttttttttaatactggttggtgtttaatatgaagcccacaattttttttaatattagttgttgtttaatatatatggggcccacatttttttatgagcctgtttaatatggggaccataTTAAGCAGGATCGTCGTCATCCTTCCAAGGGTAATTTCGGAATTGTATGATTTTCGTGCCTTCAGAATATTGTAATTAACTGCTTTATTAGGTGTACTTTTACCATTTTTGGACATAAAAACCGCCCATTATtttgttttcaacttttttgtcCAATGAAAAAGCTGCACCTTACTTCAACTTCCTATGCTATGGGGCCCATCTTCTTTTCCTATTTTCACGGCTCTTTGGTTCCTTACATTTTCTATAACATCAGTGGACCCACCTCTTTATTTTTAAAAtggaacggacgacgaaaaaggctTGGAACGGACGACGAAAGGGAGCCAAACTggctcttctaaatagttagaatTAATGGCTTTTTTCTATTAGATATAAGTATATTAGCGGCTATGCTAGCAAATTTAGAATTTTATGTCAAAGTGTAAGGTCAAATACAACAGTAACCTCCCTTTTCCCTTTAACCCCACCACCAGATAGATAGGAACATAAATCTCTGTCCCCCACACCGTGTCTCTCTGTGCAATTAGCCGCTGCCCGTTTGGCAACACTATGGACAAACCAGATTTCAATGTGAACTTAAAAAATGGCAATATGAAATTTTACGTTCACAAACCATAAGCCTAAcaggattattattattataaacaATAGCCAGAAAAATATCCAAGTTGTAGCATTGAAAAAAGATTATTCTGATACACATATTTGATTCCAAGTCCAATGAAATCATGTTTGCACAAAAGCAACTTGATAAAGCTTCTAAGTGAACATGAGTGATTTAGTTATGCAAATTCTTTAAATCACTTTTTCACAATGATCAACAACACTTTAAACCACATCGAGTTCCAACTTTAATTCTGGGTTTTGCAAATATTCCCGCACAGGGTTTTCAGCATTGAGCACAAGTCCACTTGACACAATTTATGAAGTATTCAATATGTTACCCCTAGCATAAAGAGCTCTCTAGAGTCAGAATCTCAATACATTTTGGGTCCATTTTTAAAACATAAAGCATCAGCGCATTAAGCAAAAAGGAAGAACGAATCACATCATCAAAAGGAAAGGACTTGAATAACATCAGCAATATAAATATttaaagaaataattttaaaagACAAAGAAACATGTGTTACAGATAACGATCAAtcaaaaaaagaaaggaagaaactAATTGCACAACATGTAATAAGTGATCCGCTAAAGACGGTTAAAAAGGAAGATATCATACTAACCAAAGCAGTCAGAGGAAAGTAGTCAAACAGATCCGTGAAAGTCTTCCACACATTGGCATTACCATATCTGTGAATTGTAAATACAGAAAATCACCAAACATTTGTTGCTATAAAACTTAATAATAAGATGAGTTAGAAGAGCATCCAAAGCAAGACCCAAAGTATGACAGAA
Coding sequences:
- the LOC132626416 gene encoding serine/threonine-protein phosphatase PP2A catalytic subunit, giving the protein MDPMVPSSAGNGNLDEQIAQLMQCKPLSEHEVRGLCEKAKEILMEESNVQPVKSPVTICGDIHGQFHDLAELFRIGGKCPDTNYLFMGDYVDRGYYSVETVTLLVALKVRYPQRITILRGNHESRQITQVYGFYDECLRKYGNANVWKTFTDLFDYFPLTALVESEIFCLHGGLSPSIETLDNIRNFDRVQEVPHEGAMCDLLWSDPDDRCGWGISPRGAGYTFGQDISEQFNHTNNLKLIARAHQLVMEGFNWAHDQKVVTIFSAPNYCYRCGNMASILEVDDSRDRTFIQFEPAPRRGEPDVTRRTPDYFL